GAAGTTACACAATACGTATTTCCATTGTTGATACTGCCAACACAACATTGCAAGGATTAAATGAGTTAATGacaaaaatgtagtttttaagTAATAGAATGCATACGATAAATATAACATGAAGCAAAACCATTTTGTTACAGCAGAGTCATCAGCATTAGCAAACCTATGATATTGTGTCCTTGCAGTTCCACAATAAGTAATATACAATTTATTCTAATACAATCATTCataattaatttgaataaattaaaacattttacataaagACCTAAAGGGCAGTAAGTGCTGCTTTGAGCTAGATGCTACAATTGGGATGCTAACCTGCTCTCAATGACCAACAGGCTGATGTTAACCAGGTATGTCTGAAATCTAAGTTAGCGTGTTAGCAAGATTTTGTAATCAGCCCCCACCAGCCAGTTCAGCTGAAGCTGTGGAAATTCTCATTAGTTTCGCAGGTTTATtgtaataaaaaagaacatatttggcaaattgaaataaaaaaaaaaagatgagagatCATCAAATTTGTTACAATTCATCCAAAGAGTGATGGTAATGTCTGTACTAAATTCCATCTTAATCGGTTCCATAGTTATTGAAGCATTTTACTCGGAGCCATAAATGTCCCCCTTACCGTAGCACTTCAGGAAAAGTCAGGGGGTCACGTGTAATTACTATCTGTGCAATTgccattatcacacacacacacacacacacacacacacacacacacacacacacacacacacacacacacacacacacacacacacacacacacacacacacacacacacacacacacatacacagacacttTTCTTCCAAACACCCTaccccttcatcatcatcctcgcTCTTCATCTTCTCAGCGATGTATCTCACTCCATCCACTGCATCCTCCACATCAATGTTAGACTTGAGAGTCATCCTCTTTCTGAACTCTGTGTTCTCTGACAAGTCGCTGACCTTCCAGCCGTAGTGTTTGGCTGAATCCTCATTGACAAAGAAGGACGAGGAGGAATCTGCCATTCCCACGGTGCTTCCTGTCCCTCCGTCTGCTCCACGCATCTTCTGGTCAGAGTACGATCGCTGCTGGTGTTTTTTCCGGAACTTCTCGCGAATGTTGGAGCTACCAGGTCTCCGCATGAAGAGGTAAGAGGGGAGCTGGTATAAGAAGACACGCTTGACCCAGGGAGGCATGGTGTGCGTACTGGGGGCCCGGTGGTGTACATTGAGCACGCAAACGCTGGTTACAATGGAGAAGGTGACCAGCACCATCGAAAACATTAGGTACTTCCCGATAAGAGGCACTGCTAAAGACGTAGGTGGTACAATCTTTGAGATCAGGAGTAAGAACACAGTGAGGGCCAGAAGGACAGAGATACAGAGAGTCATCTTCTCACCACAGTCTGACGGGAGGTAGAACACCAGAATGGCCAGGGATGTTATCAGGATGCAGGGAATGATCAGGTTGATGGTGTAGAACAGAGGTTTTCTCTTGATAATAAAGTCATAGGTGATGTCCAGGTACCTGATGTCATTAGGGTCTTCATTCTTTCGTCCGGGCAATGAAACAATATCCCACTCGCCACTGGGTTTGAAGTCGTCACGTGAGGCAAAGTCACTGAGAAGGATGAGGTCGATCTCCGTGTGGTCGTAGGTCCAAGAGCGAAACTTAAGGGTGCAGTTCTGCTGGTCGAAGGGGAAGTCACGGACTTCAATTTTACAAGCAGACTTGTAGATGGCTGGTGGAAGCCAGGCTACCTCCCCGTTGTTGGAAACCACAGCATTAGAGTAGAAGGAGACTTCATAGGTCCCATCGGCACTGATGGAAGGGAAAAGTGGGAAACGGGTAAAAGAAAGGAGAAAGGTAAAGGTAAAGGTAAAGTTTAAGCACTCAAAACAGTAATAATTATTAAGGTAAATTATATAAATTTTTCCGGCCTTTAAAGCACACAACATATTAAAGTGACATAAACCTAAAATGTAATGATGAGAAGGACGGAGTAGAGCTGCTCCTCCTGTTGACATTTTTAAGCTTATGTCATACATCAGAGACAATAAAAGCAAATGGCCCACGTTGTCATACTGACATTTAAGGTGCATTGAAGCGTCAACATCAACTCATGCATTGAGTAACAAACAAGAAAACCccttaatttgtatttttagccAAAATAAATAGTCAACGCAGGTCTTAGTATTTCCAACGTAACACagagtttgtgatgtcacaaaactaagaaaccaatcctgtcaacttgtgggCGGGGCTCAGTAGTGGAAAGGCTCCTCACCTGCAGGTGAGCTGTGAGGTTGGGCAGACGAGGTCATATCAGCATGTTCAAGGTGTAGTGTTACATTTGAGTCATTTTAAAGCCATGAGGGGACAtttttcatgacaaacatttgaatatGTAACTGAGGAACAAAGAGTTTTAAGGGGTATAATAAGCTACCAGAGTGGGACGCCATGTTATCATCCAATAGTCTAGTAGTATATATATGTACTCAAACTTGCCACTGTGGAAAATGTACGTTACCTTTGAAACAAGCCAAAATGTAACCATGCATAAGTACGCATGTGCATTAAACCTATGGCAACATTACATCATGTGGTTAAGTGTTGCATTGGCCCCTGAAGAGCAATCCCACAATCCTGCTGGAGCTTCCTCCtaataataaaaaccacagTGGAGTGTTTTGGCATCTGACGATACTTTAAACTCGTGCTTCTATTACAGACTTACTGGATCTTATTTCATGACATCGCCCGCACAGGATGTAAAACATACCCTTTGGTCTCATAGTGCAGTTATGGGTTGAACGTGCACTAATAGTGAGAAGTGTAAGATCATAATTGCAACAGAACACATGTGCATTAATTCAATTGAGCATTACTCGTCAGCCATGCAGCCGATGAATGAGCCAGTGATGCTGAAGCATGAACATTAACATTGGAGTCTGTCCCTCAGCAATGTCTTGAGGCAAACAGCTGAGTTGACTTGAGTAAATTAATTTACTCCACTAACTGATGGCGTGTTGAGAAAATTATTTCTTGTCCGTCACCATGCGGCTGCAGGTGACGTGGCACATGCAACAGCTCTGTGTGAGCTGAAAGTTACAGGACGTCTTTTATCGTCTCAGGAGAAGACCCCGGGGACACATGCCGGCAACATGGCAACAACTGCCCACCCCCTCACCACCTCAAATCTGCTGAGCCtgactttttcttcttcatctcacCGAGGCTGCAGGTGATGCATTATAGATAAGTGGCCTATCAATTATAAAGCAGGTCAGGAATCCAACCATCACACTCAGTCTCTAATGCTTTGGAGCTGCTGTGAATATGCAGACTAATCAAAAATGCAGAGGCCCCCACCTGCTCACTGTGGGTCTGCACCCCCTGACTTGGTCACAGATCTGAACCTGACGTGGGGAAGTAGTGCTGATCATGTCCCATCATTGTGCCTCTTGAGCCTTTATGCTGCTTACATGGTCTTTAGCTGACCAGCAATCTGTGCTTGACAAGGCCGGGATGAATGGTGAGGTAACACTGATGATGACCAGAACACAAATGCTGGATATCCACAAAGTTGTGAGCCTGTTACAACATCTCAGTCTCAGGTTTACATTATACACTTGACCTCTGACACAGGAATTTAGaaaacattctcacacacaggacTTTTTAGTAGATGATCTTATTATTGATATCACATAGTCTTCATCAGCAGATTGATGAGCCTCAAGTACCGTGGAATTTCAAAACTGAAACTTGGTTTAAAACTATGTGCTGATGACTGGCAGCTTGAAAGTGATCTTGTGGCGAGATCTAGTAAAAGGCTGaagcaaagagaaatgtttgaagttttctttcaaagacattcactgaactagCTTTTTGAACTAGTGGCAGTCTGTTCTACAACTTTGGAGCGAAATTTACAAAAGCTGCATCTCAGATTTTAGActtgctgcagatgatctcagTGGTGTCGAGGGGACGAAGTTAACTAGCGAGACAGCTATGTATTTTACATCCCAGTGGAACTAACaagttttaaaattgtattatgTAGAACGTAACATCCATTGGTTATGGCAAGACGTTttggcatttctttttttgtgataGGACAGAATTTTAGGTCGAGAGAGTGGTGGAAGCTTTGGTCAGAGCCGAACCTGTGGCCGGAAGGTGAGCTAACCAGATGAGCTAACAAGATGAGCTAACCAGATGAGCTAACTGGATCCCCACTGGTTTTCCTATTAGATGTGAATCAGCAACCAGAAGAAAATCATTGCAAATGTAAAACTCAAACACAGTGAAGATCATCCCTGTGAGTGATTCGTGTATGAACTACAGTTTAGTCCAGATTGACAGATGAGGTGGGGCCTTTGTGTCTGTCAGCAAACGCTCCAGTGGAAAAATGGAGTGCAGCTATTTTCTCTTTGAATAACTTATTAAGATTCTCCTCTATTGATTTTTCCTTGCAGCCATCACAGCTGCACAATGATGTTTAGATGTGCAcgcaaagtaaaaataatcttACTCCAGTGTTTGGATCATTCACGCTCGATATGCAAGAACTCCAGTCTCTCTCCACAACTTTTTCTCTGCAAAATCTGTCAACTCTCATCCCTTAAAAGATCAGTGATTATCATGAGCCTGCAGAGTCTTGACCGTGTTAACAAGATTTTAATGCTTGCGCTCATTATTCTGTAAGAGGTGACAAGGGGCTAAGACAGGAGAGGTAAGAGGATAGAAGGAATAAGAGGATAGAAGGTAAAACATTTTAGGGGAAATTGGGCTTTTTGTGACCATTACAGATCTGTTCTTTTAATCACTTATCGTTTTACAGACACACTCATTCTGTGTGTCATGACGCAGACGTACTTGTTGTAGAGGACGATGTCTGGCAGCCAGATGTTTTGTGACGGGAGGCGGATTTTCTTGATGCCCTCGTACTCTTCGGGGTCCCACATTAATCTGTAGTCATTCCATACCTGAGGACCAAGTgcacagacaaaccaacaatatgaatatattcaaaagccacacaacacaagcacacacacaaatacagatgcATGCCTATAAATGGCATGCAAACACATTCAAGGACAGTCAGTTTCTGCTTGACTGCctgtttaaaattaatttaaaaactaGAAATTTACTCAGTAGGTGTGTTGTGCCACGACGAGGAGGTGCTTCGTCGTGGCCTGacctcacacaaacacgcataaacacacacttacaaaaaaataaatgacacaaaccTGAGTGAGCCAACAGTTTGTGGTCATGATCTGCTCCCTCTcattctgaaacacacacacagacaaagatggtTTATTAATGTCCAAAATGTAGATCTGCAGCATTTATTTCTTAAATAATTTCCATTAATAGTGTTCCTGGATTATGTTGAATCAGTGGATTAAaattgtaaatggtctgtatttatatagcgcttttcttgtcttgatgaccactcaaagtgctttacagtataGGTTATTGCCAttactttttctatgaggggcacccggggttcagcatcttgatgggtgtgtgtgtgtgtgtgtgtgtgtgtgtgtgtgtgtgtgtgtgtgtgtgtgtgtgtgtgtgtgcgtgtgtttcctCACCACATTGATCAGCTGGGCGAGAGACACTTGGATGTAAATGGTGACCTGCTGACTGTTGTTGACAGCTGGTCTGATCAGCTTGTTGTAGCGCTCCGGCGACAACAGGTGACTCACCAGccgctcctccacctccgcACACAAGgcagctgaaaacaacaaagatgtcaaactTCAGCCAGGAACAACTGCATCAACAAAAAATATGGGGAGAAAAAAATTGTGTTCTAATTTCATtatgtctgtgtgcatctgATTACGTGTGGTGACTGGACACCGGGGGGGGCACTCGTCTCTGCGTAAATATATAAACCTCGGATTAGGCCGGCCACCTTGTGTTGAACTTTCCAGCTCCACAGTTCTGGTTCATAATGTTTTAATCGACTTATGTTTTGCTCTGTTGAGTCAGAACAGGTTAAAGTGGCTCCGATGTCGAATGAATCGTGGGTGTAATAGTGAGTGTCTCACGGATGGATGAAGCCCAAAGCCTCAGTGAACATTTGAACAGAGGTGAAAAGCAGCTGGTTCATTCAGAACTTTTTAACTTTAGCTTTTAAACTTAGCAATCTGGTTCACTGAGTGCGAGAATAAATCACAACCCTTGAGCAAAAACGAATTGAGGAAACACTTGACACCAACATGTGGACTTCTTCTGACTTTCAAAACTGCCTTCTCAGTCAGCTCTCTGCTCAGGTCCCTGCTGACCTCTTGTTTATCAACAGGATCACGGTGAGACAACCCTCAGCGAAGCACGAACACACTCACGCCTGGAGCAGTGGTTGGTGAAGCGATGTTTAAATCTCGTGCTGTAGGGTCGCGATAATTAGGTGCCACAGCAATGTACCCAGCTGCATATCCTCAGatgtaatgagtgtgtgtgtgtgtgtgtgtgtgagggggaaaGAGAGTAGGCAATCGCTCACACACATTGCATAAATCCTCTTTACCTTAACGACTAACCCCTCAGGCATTTCACTGTATATGTTGATTGTTAATAACGCGTGCAATCTAAAGTTCATATGACAATAATGAGTCATATttgtccagacacacacacacacacacgcacacaaaaccACTGCAGGGCTGACAACCCAAACCCATGAGATCAACAAAGAACAGTATCTGACTGGGTCACAGAGCTTCAGTGGCAGTGGGCGGTTTGGACTCTGCCAGAGATTTAGACATTTAAACTCAAGAATAACCAGGTGtcttatttttaatgaattaagtgatttctttcaaattaaaacttcaGAACTGACCATACAGAGGTTGAACAACATTTCATGTTTCCAGTTCTTAAAGTTTCTTGAGTTCTTGAAGATGTTAGTTTTATCTGCATAGGCTTAAACCACAAATGGAAAATTTCCCTCAAGTGACACCTGTAATACTGTCTATCCCACAACACTTGTTCTATACTCAGAAGAAACCTGAGGGAAAGCAGCAAACAAAGGATCCCTCTTTTTTACCATTTTTCCAAGGAATAATCTatggatcttgaagaaaaataatcagtCACATTCAGGGGATCGAAGTCATATCCCTGTTTGTCCAAATATTGATTCAGTTCAAAAGTGGAGATTTAGTTTCAGCGGATACATTTAAAACGTGCTTCGCATAACATATGTTTAAATTTGATCTTGCAACCTCATGTTTACCCGTCTAGATCCAAGTGTGAAAACAACTCGATATTCAGGGGAACAAGGAAAGTCTCTTTGAAAATTGTCACCACAGGTTTGTGGTGTTTGTGAGTCACGGCTGTTTTAAGGTGAGTCATCGATGGCCTTATCAGACCACAGCAAGAACAGGGACATCCTTGGTCTGATTTTAGAACCTAGAGCCAACAGAAGCTGGTGCAACATCGATTTTTGAGATCTCTGCCAGTAGACGACTAACAAGGACATCACTAATGACTTTCCATTACATCATATCACTGCACAGTTGATTCGATTTGGCAGTGGTTTCATTTCAGCCGCAAACATACAGCGATTCAGTCAAACACTCGTAGTGAAACAGCTGTGCAAACACTTCTGTTCTGACATCAGCAATGTACTTTGGTGCCGACATCTCAAAACTGTGCACTTAGCAGCTTTACTAtgaatattgtttattttggcaCTTTACTTACACCGAGGTTCAGCTATGCGCCCGGCTGTCATATCAATATCTATACCagataaaaaaaggttttctgacACGTGTCAAGATCAAACTGAGGAGAAGAGACACTGAGCTTTAACTGCAGGAGGCGAAGGTGTATTCTACACTTGGTCACTCTACATTAACCTCTACTGGACCTCCATCTGTGGAGGAGACGAGTCGTGTCCAGCGTCTGAGCAACTGTGACATGACACTGAGCCCCGAGGGTAAACGTCCTCAGAGAGCTTTGAAACACAACGCTCGGTCGGTCCTGTCTGTCAGGAttagacagagaagagagacacaTAAGCAGGAcgggacaacacacacaacggCAAAGTCAGGGTGCGAGACAAAACAATCTGCAGATTACTGTACAATCATCTGATAAAATGAAATAGGATCATGTCGCATTATGGTGACGATTAATGGAAAATCGCAGTGATTCATGAGTTTGAGCACGAGGGGCTCACAGCTCAGCACTAactcattgtttgtgtgcagttaGGGTGTAAACTGCTTCATATTGGAACACAGATTTCTTGTACCAATTAAAAGCAAAGGAGGTTTTGAGCTTTTTGGGAGCCTGGGAGTTGAGACGACACTTTCTATTAATCCTGTTGGTCTCGCTCATTGTTCATCGTCTTTGTGCTCTCGTGACTTTTTTATTAGAGGTTCGATAAAGAGCAGGAGATAATAAACGACAAGGCAGTGATGAACTGATGAGCAGCCGTAAATGTCACAGTATGTGAGGAACTTGAGTAGTACGTTAAACAAAAGCATCAATAAATGTCCATTGAATTGAAGGGCTAGTTTTACACAAATGTTTTAGTTTACTTTTCATGATACTACAGGTATTATACAGCCTTTAAAAGCATTTgaataaattacacaaaaacaacagaactgaTTTTCACGAACcttggaaggatgtggaatggCTCAGGAAAGAATCCATAAAAAATGTGTATGGATCCGGAATAGAGGCCGCATCCAGGATTTCGTTTTCACATTGTGAgggtgtttttaaacattttcaccattttcccagagaataatctATGATATCCATGTGTGTTAAATTTGGTGCtgcttgattttatttatgGAAACTGTTGgcccttggcagaggtatgcactttACTGGGTGCCATTCAATTTTGTAAAAATTGGAGTTCAAAAGATCCCTTTTCCAAACCACCTGTATATTCAGAGATTCCAGCTCAGTAACAAACTTAATCTGAAGCTCACTTTCaggcttaaaggttcagtgtgtagaatttagtgacatctagtggtgaagttgcatgttgcagctgaatacccctcatctcaccctccccttccaaacatgaaagaacctgtggtagccttcagttgtcattaaaaaaaatcaaaaggtatttagtttgtccagtctgggctactgtaaaaaacatggcaacctctgtagagaggacctgctcccgatgtaaatagggtaaagaaaacaacaatttgtacaaattagatgaaacacacttacAAAAACATccctaggattattttatgttccaTTTcggccaatagatccctttcagcaaatagatccctttcaactaaatcttacacactaaacctttaataattcattttgGCTTACTTACTTGACAGTCAATACAATTTTGTCAGGTGTTAGTTCTCAGATCATACATAAATGTTTATAGTCtcatttttaatttacagtCACATCGACAGGTGACCTGGACGTCTATGgattttggatttatttttcttaaatcatCTTGCTGTGAAGCAAGTGAAGTAATGAACCACTATACCGCACTAGTTTTAACATCCCTATTTGcagcattttaattttttttgcacaatAGGACAAACTACTGAGTGTTAAAGGGGTATGTGGCAATAATATGGTTACATTATTAAACCAAATTCTTTTGTAGGGTTTTTATTCATCTACTCCAGTTTTGAACTTTCATAAGTTGTTAATAAATTGAATATGGCATGGATGCCCTGTAGTCCCTTTCCAGAAGTGATCATTCTGATATAATCACTAGAGATCTACTgcaaaaaagaaagagcaagtGTGATGCTGGAGAAGGTTTTTCCACAACTCTAGCAACCTAAATATCACAAACCAACATTGGTATTGCGTTTCCTGTCAGTAGAGAACCTTCTTGATCCAGTGGGAAATTAAAATGACATCGGCTGaagacataaacaaaacaaacaaactcttgCCGATTcttccccccacacacacacacacaaagttatgCAAAATGCATTAATTTAAGGTTACTGTGTAAAATACagtagatttatttaaaatttcacatatttaaaaagggTATAATTATATTCATCGTGTCCGTAGTGTAGTGGCTCCTGACTTCTACCCACTTCCTGTGATTTCTGCCTTCAAGAAATAATAGCTGCATGCCACCATAAAATTGTAAAGGGAGTGGTATAAAAATAAACCCCGCACAAAAAATTAATAAACTGTGAAAGACAAATGATGTCATGGGAAGGACCCAGGATGGCGAGGAAGCACAATAAAGGCCATGCAAAGTGATGTAAAGGTTTTGGGTTTGACAGTGAATGGTGAAACGGTAGATGCGGTGAAAATGAGATGTGTATGAGGCTGATGTAAGAAGAATAAGAGAGTCAACCAGCAGGTCTCATCACACAtgtatgcacgcacacacacacacacacacacacacacacacacacacacacacacacacacacactcctgtctgCCTCGCTGCACTCTCCACACCTCAATAATTCATTGctgctaaaataaaaatgccATCATCTCACAAGCACTGAGAGtcaaacacaattaaatattaTTCTCCAAGTCATCCTCAATCAGAGGGAATCAACATAAAATCTCCATTCCAACATATGGAAactgtgcaaacaaacaaaataacctGTCAGACACACTGCTGTAGATGAGTCATGGCACATGGTTTGACATCAGCGCAGAGTACAAAGAAAAATACGCATCCAAATTCCTCGGTTCTTTTCGTGAGGTGAATTATTTAGTGTGTTACCATCTGCTGTGGCCTTTCAGAGACCGAAACAGTTCAATTCAGCTTTCTTTGGAATTACTCAGGACGTGAATCAGTCATTTTTATAAGACAACCCACGTGCCATTCACTTCTGAGTTACAACAAGGCACTTCACATCGCTCACTGCCTgtgagtgggttttttttaGCGTCTCGTTGGAATTCCTCTTGGTTGGCTGCCCTCAAACTGTTCATCACAGACAGCTCTACTGTCCACGAGGATAAATcaacaaatcttttctttttttttatccatcaCAACTTCTGTCTCGTGTCTTTCTGCCCTGCTTTGCTCTTGTCTTCTCAGCAGAGGCAGGATGAGGACAGAAGAGAGACGCAGGAAGCTGGATAAGCAACAAACGTCCCGTTCTGAGCTCCCACAGTTTCACCATCACATGTTACTGCTGCTTAATTTTGCActagtttcttcaaattttccTCTAAATGCATTGAATGCATCCGTCTCCAcattactctctctctcgccgtctgcctctctctgcaaCATCCAAGCAAGTGAGCCAACACGGTGACTAACAGTTAACTCTGAGGTGTTGACTCGCTGACACAGAGTCGTCTTGACCAACCACATGTCTGCAGTTATGAGAAAGCAGTTTTTAAACTcgagagaaacaacaacaacctcacaATGACCCCGGGACATGATTTAGAGCTGCATACTTCTGCCCACCCACGTACAGGATAACGTTTCACCCAAGGGCTGCAGAAAAGCCAAGTCAGGGTCGTGTGAGGGTTTCGTGCAACATGCTAAATGCAGATAGCGTGTAATCCCCCCTCTCGCGCTCCTAGGCATTGTGCAAACATTTAATGAGCAAAACATCTCATCGGGGATACGTAGCTGTTGCACACATTAGCACATTTACGCCAGCATGCAGCTGATactgagagagacaggaagggCCGAGAGACAGAGGAGTTATTGATGAGG
The Hippoglossus stenolepis isolate QCI-W04-F060 chromosome 7, HSTE1.2, whole genome shotgun sequence genome window above contains:
- the LOC118111820 gene encoding neuronal acetylcholine receptor subunit beta-2 — protein: MANPVKAALALLVLSVSAALCAEVEERLVSHLLSPERYNKLIRPAVNNSQQVTIYIQVSLAQLINVNEREQIMTTNCWLTQVWNDYRLMWDPEEYEGIKKIRLPSQNIWLPDIVLYNNADGTYEVSFYSNAVVSNNGEVAWLPPAIYKSACKIEVRDFPFDQQNCTLKFRSWTYDHTEIDLILLSDFASRDDFKPSGEWDIVSLPGRKNEDPNDIRYLDITYDFIIKRKPLFYTINLIIPCILITSLAILVFYLPSDCGEKMTLCISVLLALTVFLLLISKIVPPTSLAVPLIGKYLMFSMVLVTFSIVTSVCVLNVHHRAPSTHTMPPWVKRVFLYQLPSYLFMRRPGSSNIREKFRKKHQQRSYSDQKMRGADGGTGSTVGMADSSSSFFVNEDSAKHYGWKVSDLSENTEFRKRMTLKSNIDVEDAVDGVRYIAEKMKSEDDDEGIIEDWKYVAMVIDRLFLWIFVCVCVVGTLGLFMQPLFQSYNIPIVDDVDHN